A stretch of DNA from Cannabis sativa cultivar Pink pepper isolate KNU-18-1 chromosome X, ASM2916894v1, whole genome shotgun sequence:
tatatataaatcattttttattaaattattattatatatatattccacttttaattttttatctaaaaaaaacaTAGCATCAATGCCATTATGTGGTCAAATTTCAAGAATAACATTCTTTTATCTCGAATTATATAACATCCTTATATTTTATCACCTAAACTTTTCATCTCATCAAGCATTCTCTCAAATACTATCATTGGAGATACTCTTAGTAATTCTGGAACAATAAAAGGTCTATAGTAATGATCATTATTGTTGCTAATTCTCTCGAAGTCATCGCCAAAGTTATTAGTGATGAACGAGTCAATGCTAATAGTCGATGCTGATAATTCATTGCTAATACATTTTAACAACAACCAAACAGAGAGCTCTAACAATGACATATGTAATTGCTCTAAATACCTATGAATTGGTCActaatttcatattaatttacctcaaaatttttataatatgaaaAGATATGGTCAAAAGTTGCTTCTTATATATGAATATtgcacattatatttatatatttacaataaaaatttaaaattaatttaattgataCCAAACTATAtatgaataattaatttttaaatttcattagAAACTAGTAAAGTGGTTTCTATAAGATTTAAGTATGTTGTTCTAATTAAagtacaaaatatataaattaaaaaaatttgatcaTCACTACGCTCTATTAGATCCTGATCATTAGGTCCTAGACTTGATTCTGATTCCAACAGTCTATCAAGCTCATGATCTACCCTCTTTGAGTCAAAGGCAGCTAGTCCCTCATTCGAATGAATTGTGAGAGAGGAAAATgaatttaagaaataaaaaatgtcGTCATAAATTGTTTCGCATGATATTGAATGTCTTTATCGACGacatttaatttttgttgtcATCGTTAATAATGTCATTGATCCAAAAGTATTGATTTTTTTGTAATGTACGTTATGTACATTCACCTGATTATAAAAGGGGTAGTTTATGATAAAATTTAAACAACCTTGTGTTATAATAAGGGTTATGACATCAAATTATAGATGTCACAAATATATAGTATGACGTCAAATATATTTGGTGTTATATGCAtactaaatattacaaaaagaaCAAAACTAAAACTACttacaaaataaatttcaaacccAGAATAAGAATATACAACAAATCAACTACTCATATAAAACATCCCCTACGACTGCAAGGACGACATCGCTCGACCTTGCCTAAAAACTCATCAACGCCCCACTGTTATGCTTTCGAGTATTTAACAAAGACAGTAAAAATTAAGACAGTAATTTGCTTTTTCTTATTGAAGATTTTTTTTCCATACACCTgaaagaagaaaaatgaaattagGGAACAAAATATTGTCATATTCTTTCGTGTGTATGAAATAGTCTTTAGCGATGTCTTTTTTGTTGTCATCGTTAATTAGGTCATAATTAATTACTACATGAGTATAGTATTATGCATCACTCAATGATCTTTTATGATAAATTTTCacataaaatttaaacaatCTCATTCGttataataaaagttataacattaaattatttatattacaaatataatatgATGACAAGCAATACTTGGCCTCATATGCACACTATAAATAAAACTTCAACAGTATATCATATAATAAAcaaatgaaacaaaaaaaaaaaaaacaaactaacagaaaaatagaaaaatagagTAATACAATAATGAATAGTTGAGAATGTATggatttgagaaaaaaaaaaaaaacaatttcaaACTATGTGTGTAAAAATATGCCCAGAAAAATATAATACAACAAATGATTATATTTAGAAAACATGGATCTTATGATCGTAAAGATGACATTGCTCGATCTCTATTATCACCGTAGTTTAATTGTAAAAAATGAGACAtgggaaaaaaagaagaaggtaGTTTGtctctaatttatttttattgaggGATTTTTCTCAAATTGGTCAATTTAGTTAGAATTTGCTAGATCatcatataattatataatttgggTGACTATTccatggttatatttttattataaccatatggttacatttttctttgacctgtaatagcaagttactaataggtaaacattcattttttagaattaattaattataaactattttcttaaaataattaattaaatatttaacaagacctcttttagcaattaatatttataaataattttttatttatttaaatctttactctaattattttaacaattaaaccatttaattataatatttacaataaaatttatttttttacaaaaattaaatttctttttacacaaattaaaattctcttcttataataaatttttaaataattaattatttttaaatgatatttaattattttgttacaattatatgaactaagtatgaagcctcaagctagtcaatcgataacaagtgtagccattttttttctaaaaaattcttcaatttatttcactttttattttttaaatatttaaataaaaaaattaaataattaagtgtaataatttaaaattaagattacaagtataataaaatttaaattatgaaattatgtgtataattttaaattataaaaaaatttgctataaaattttaaataatttaagtgtaaaaaaataaattgctaaaatatccttatatagtaatagattgcaaaaaaataattaataattataattaatttaattttaaaatataattaatcttaattaaagttttataaggaaataaattattaggttactttcaggttacaagttatttattatttatttttatttaattttcaaattaatcacaaccatctaatagtaatccaatggcttaaaaaatgtaaccatgatggttacaataaaattgtaactattaaaacctctcccaagtattaagcttattcttttatttatattgtatatatagcAAATTTCtaagtataaatataataagATATAGAGCAACAACGTGATGTCACACATCACATGCATGGTTGAACAAAACATAATAGAAAATCAATATAAATAATgacttattataattataacatCATAGATCGATGGAGgaataagtttatttttaaacatcgatcaagatataataataataatgtataatACTAGCATAGGCcttaataatttacatatataaaaatttatataattaaataaattaggaTATGGTACAAGCATTTGGATTTTCATCACTAAAAAGTTGGGGAGCGTAAACATAGTGAATAAAATAAGGAGCATTTCCTTCTTTAGATTTTGCTTCCACTACCTTTACTTGTTCCTTAATCTCAACCTTGCTCCCAGAGTCAATAGAAGTAataatttcttctttttcttgctTAATAGTTTccactttcttttcttctttatttccaCTTATAATAATCTCTGCGTGTTTATGCACCTTTCTTCTTAAGAACGATACGAGTTTTTCACCTTCAATGCTCCCATCCACCACCAAAATTTGAGTTTTCATATCTGCTTTAACACTGTGAATACCTATATATgaacgtatatatatatattattatacagTCATTTAATcgtataattaattatctacATATATAGTTATACTAATTACTTACCAAAATTggatcattaattaattatggtTGATAATTATGTACCTTTTCGCCTTATTAACTTCTCTTCCAGGTCCCTCGCGCATTGGTGGCAATGCAAGTGTACCTTCACTAATGTTGTCCGTAAAACTGGCttcatgttaaaaaaaaaatatgtttatttgtttagaacaataaatatttatatatatatatgtattatatatatatagttatatataatatgtgcttaattttcttatatttattatatataagagataaatataaattaacatatagttcctaTGGAAGCATGATTTCatactgaaaaataaaaaatgattatgGTAAAGAAAAGAGCATTGTGATTAGGGTACGATACTAATAGCGCGCGATATAACACTTTAGATAGTATTAAATACCATTGTTGTTTTTTTAGCAgttctttaaaaaatatcaatctATAATAgctgaaaaatatatatgcattacGTATATTATATATCAGGAATTTGATCACAggtttttcctttttttaaaaaaaaaaatcctaaccAAATCTATTATAAAAAGCTCAAAGCGAATATTCACGTCACACTACACAAAAATTGTGATATAGTCGAGAGtactatttattatataagAATGTATTgctttttcaatatatatatatatataaaaaaatataccagctatatatatgcacaaaatttaaagtgaaaattacatgaaatatgagatttcataacaaagttaaaaaaatatggcatttttagatttgccactcttctatggcattttttcacatttaagattttttatggtatttgatatgccctatttttataaacttattatccaatcccatattttatgtttttatttttagcttaattatttttatttattttttaatttattttacacttacattttagggtttctttttatttggaaaatttacaccaaatactacattttttttcaaacattacatttttaatttgacaagaacattttacttttatacttttattaatttttttttttattttttacttattgaagcttcaaaaagttttttttttttttgtcttttttatatattttttagtcaattttggctctcttttttcttttcaacttttaagtcagttgctacttttttttttttatttctttctcttatctctctctattttttttttctaatttctctttgtgtctctcttttttttttaattttttttctcaacctaatttttttctcttaatatatataataagtgtacatttttatatttcatttttttttacaaaaattaaacttgttttttta
This window harbors:
- the LOC115702526 gene encoding heavy metal-associated isoprenylated plant protein 4 codes for the protein MATKDIGVITAVYKASLHCPQCALDIKRPLLCAQGIQNVEIEMEKCEIRVKGCFDPIKVQKRIQKLSKKKIELISPKVQIKETTIIEKKVTKEIKQPVLRTTLVKVHLHCHQCARDLEEKLIRRKGIHSVKADMKTQILVVDGSIEGEKLVSFLRRKVHKHAEIIISGNKEEKKVETIKQEKEEIITSIDSGSKVEIKEQVKVVEAKSKEGNAPYFIHYVYAPQLFSDENPNACTIS